The DNA region TTTAATCTGCTTCTGACAGTCAGCAGACCTCCTTCGAACCCTGGAAGAAATTTCTCACTGCCACATGTTATCGATCCAAACTCCTAAATCCGCAACCTTTCCTTCTGCTTCTGAGAACTCAGCATATGCATCAGGAAATTCCAATATCACCTAAAACCACTCATTTCCAATTACTATCCtccatcatattcacatgaatgcATATTTCAATCATTGTATAACAAAAATTTATCATTGGAAATTCTCACACTTCCAAACACTTGTACATTTCTAGTTAACTTGGTTCAGCAACATAGGCTTTAGCAACTTATGTTCAATCATTGAAATATGTATATTCATGTCACAAATTCACAATCATAAGAATCCATTATAAAGCAATTCAAGGCTATAAACTACACACAAAAATTACAAGATAAGCTATAAGATAACGATATTCTTATATCTATTACCAATTACAAACATATCAATAATGTATCAACTTTTTTGGCAGTAGTCACTATATATGTGACATATTCATCCTCATACTTAGCTCACTATACTATATCATAATAAAAGAAAGTAAATTATACATTAATATCATCATAGTTTTAAATTGTAGTCTGCAATATGTTTATAATCAAGGAGAAGATTTTGTTGAGGAAGTAGGGGGTGAGCCAGGGCTATGAGGAGGTGGGAATAGTGGAGGAAAAGGAAATGGTAAAATTGATTTTGGTGGTGGCGGCGGCGGTGGTGATGGAGTGATACCTGGTACTACTATTGGTGGAAAGAGAGAGAAAGGTGGTGGAGTTGATGGTGGAGGCTGAAATGGATTTGGAAGGAGTGGTGGAGGACTTGAAGGAGGAGGTTGAAATGGATTAGGTAGAAATGGTGGTGGACTTGGTGGTTGAAATGGATTTGGAATCAAAGGTGGACTAGGTGGTTGAAAAGGATTAGGAATCAATGGTGGTGGTGTAAAAGGGTTAGGAATCAAAGGTGGTTGAAATGGATTAGGAACCAAAGGTGGATTCAAAGGGTTTGgaggaaaaaagaaaaaatcttCAACTTCATTTTTCTTAGGGTTTTGAGTACTATGCTTATTTTGGTCACAAAATTTTGGCTGTTTTATTGGCTTGAATGAGAAAAATCCAGCTGAAAAAATGTGTTCATCTTGCAACTTTTTCTTTAGGGTTAGTGAAAATGAAGTGGAAGTTGAAGCAATAGCACAATTTGGTTCATTGCTACTTAACAACTTGAAGTTACACCCTTTGATTCTCTTCACATTTTTTCTCACTAAGAAAGGTAGCTTTACTTTGAATTCTCCTTGTTCATTAGTCTTCACTTCTTTGTAGaatctttgttttgtttttcctAGTTTGCATTCAACAGCTATTGATGCACCTATACATTTTGGACAAGGTTTTAGAAATTTTTATAACATGATATAAAATATAGATCAGATACATTAACTATTACTTATAATAGTGATTGATTGGAGGGTGAATTACCTGAAATGAAGCGGCTTTCTTGAGAGAAAGTTTGTTGaaaacatgtgtcacaaaagaCAGTGCCAACTACAGCAGGCGAAGGATGAAGCTTCTTGTTGACATGTTTTGCTTCTGAAAGATTTGTACCAAATGTGAGAGTGAGAAACAAAATTGTAAGAAACCAAGACATTTTGATAAGGTTTGAGTTTGGATGCAAATGAAAAATTGTAATGTGTTTCTAAATAAATAATGTTTAGCATTGAAAATAGAATAAGAATAGAAAAAACAAGCATACCTACTAGATAAGTTTATGAACTAGAGTTTGTTTTACTAGGAAAAATCCAAAAAGTTTCACTAGGTATATTTTGGAAGTTTGTTCTTAGTTGATGTGAATGAATGGACTATAATTGAATCACTGTTGAGTCACGAGACACATAGAAGAACCACATACTCTATGAGTACAAGACACTTATCAACTATGTTAGAATGACATGTGAAATATATTGTATAGTTATGCATGTGAATAAATATTAGTACTATTAATGCATAAAACTATCATAGTTTTTGGAAGTTTGTGTTTGGTTTGGGAGTATGGGTTGATATTGTTGAAAAATTAGAGTGGGAAGAAGATAATAATGTTGTTGGAAGTGATTTATGATTTCATAAGTCATACTAAATACaaaatattttgatatttttcacTATGGACAAATATGTGATCAAGTTGTTTGGTGAGATTAGGAGTGTCTTGGATAAACTGATAAATGAACGCCCTTACAATAACTTGAAAATTTTCTCCTTGCATTTTTTGTTAAAAATTATAATGACACTTTCATAATGAAGggtttttaaataaaaataataagcATTTGGAAGGAAAAAAACATATATAGAAAAAAAACACATTGTTTTGAATTCTATAACTTTGATAATTTTTTTGAGATAATTCTTACATATGTGTACTCAATAATAGTCATTAGTTTAATTTTATTGATTATCTATAACGATAATCCTTCATAGGGATTTCAGTTATTTCATTAGCGTATATAAAGGGTGTTAATTCCCTTTGAATCGATACGAATCagttttttttctttattatgtgTCAAGCTATATGCACATTAATATGGTATCACTGATAGAAATATTTTTTTGTTACTCTCTCTTTCCCCATCACTTGGCTTTTTTCCTCTTTTCTTTGCCTCCGTGTGATCTCTGCGCCTTATCCTTCCTTCTTTAGAATATCTTTTCTCCAATTGGCTTCTCAAGATTCTCGTCGAAATCCATCCTCATTGCCTCTCTTTTGTTCAACATTTCTTCCACGTGTCGGTCTCTTTTTGGTCATTTGGGATTTCGTTCTTATCCTCACATGTTTACTCTAGATAACATTTTCACTTACCCTCAATTTTTTGCttttctttctctctcttcaTCTGAAATTCCCATTGTTCTCTCGGCTTCTTCATACCAAGAACTTCCTTCCCTAGAAATTCACATAACCACCTTTTTCCCCACTAAAATCAACCTTTTTTTCATAAATAATCAATTATCTCTgttttcttttttattcttaGCATCGTATCAACCAATTTCACTATTTCCCCTCGTTTTCTTCTCCCCATCAAAACCCTAACCAtctttttcttttctattttcaCCCCCTCTTTCTTTTCATCAAACATGACAGATTAGACTTACCTTCATTTTGCAACGAATTTGTCAAACCCTTATTACATTCATCCCAATGAAAACTCAACCCTCATCCTTGTTTCTCCGTTGCTCAATAGCAAAAACTACCTATCTTGAGCTCGTTCCATGAAGgtcattccctttggctataaatagaaggcttctGAGTTCATTTGAAGAACACTTTGCGTGtcagctttgccccccattgaaaccctctcattctaaaggaaaacatgagaaatttcaatttgaaatttgagtttaatctcaactgttggagattcaagaactccaggatccaaagccttgaaacctctctaatcacttcctgctagcttctcaagtgtgatcagatcgtgtttggagcaagcaacatcaagaactgcatagcattgaaggtaattttcagaaaacttcatctcttcgattctcactcaattctactcaattctcttggatctttggttgtctgaagtcctaccaatgtaggcaagaaaattgagttgcttagaggtcaaatcgaagcaactcatttgacacacctcaaaattcaactcctcatatctttttatatatttggagttagtggaaattgaggtcagattcgtgctctacgccattttttctttcagatcatgtcttccttttgtattttggtgatggttaaagatggaccagtccggtgaggtccaccggagaaggagaccggagctctggctctggCAATGTGTTGGCATCTCTCCCAGCCATAGGATCCAGTTGATATGTTTTAATCCCACGCGTTGGTTCTGAATACtatccctgcagcgcattgactaaTGTCCATTGTGGAACGCACGCTGAgaaccacttgatctgccacctcaattaatgagggagatcaagtggtccacgtttttttgctattttctgattttcattttaatcc from Lathyrus oleraceus cultivar Zhongwan6 chromosome 1, CAAS_Psat_ZW6_1.0, whole genome shotgun sequence includes:
- the LOC127120914 gene encoding uncharacterized protein LOC127120914, encoding MSWFLTILFLTLTFGTNLSEAKHVNKKLHPSPAVVGTVFCDTCFQQTFSQESRFISGASIAVECKLGKTKQRFYKEVKTNEQGEFKVKLPFLVRKNVKRIKGCNFKLLSSNEPNCAIASTSTSFSLTLKKKLQDEHIFSAGFFSFKPIKQPKFCDQNKHSTQNPKKNEVEDFFFFPPNPLNPPLVPNPFQPPLIPNPFTPPPLIPNPFQPPSPPLIPNPFQPPSPPPFLPNPFQPPPSSPPPLLPNPFQPPPSTPPPFSLFPPIVVPGITPSPPPPPPPKSILPFPFPPLFPPPHSPGSPPTSSTKSSP